The uncultured Pseudodesulfovibrio sp. genome includes a region encoding these proteins:
- a CDS encoding ABC transporter ATP-binding protein: MLAELRSVTFAYPGGTEALHDVSLRIESGERVALMGHNGSGKSTLARHLNGLLRPDSGAILFDGESTADLPVAVLAGKAALLFQNPDDQICKSKVADEVAFGPRNLGFSPERTAELTAKSLALFGLEGHDEANPYDLGLSERKRLALASVVAMDTPLLVLDEPTAGLDAFEAGLLALALNELSGQGRAVVIISHDMDFVAENCDRAMCLESGRLRFDGPVAELFTREELLASCGLLPCQMARLSARFALSPGRFTPGAFLAALRSGQPRSGKG, encoded by the coding sequence ATGCTGGCCGAACTGCGTAGCGTGACCTTCGCCTACCCCGGCGGTACCGAGGCCCTGCACGATGTGTCCCTGCGCATCGAGTCCGGTGAGCGCGTGGCCCTGATGGGGCACAACGGTTCGGGCAAGTCCACTCTGGCCCGGCATCTGAATGGCCTGTTGCGTCCGGACTCGGGGGCTATCCTTTTCGACGGCGAATCCACTGCGGATCTTCCCGTGGCCGTGCTGGCCGGCAAGGCGGCGCTGCTTTTTCAGAATCCGGACGATCAGATCTGCAAGAGCAAGGTGGCCGACGAGGTCGCCTTCGGTCCACGCAATCTCGGTTTTTCCCCCGAGCGTACGGCCGAGCTGACAGCCAAGTCTCTGGCCCTGTTCGGTCTGGAGGGCCATGATGAGGCCAACCCCTATGATCTGGGGCTGTCGGAGCGCAAGCGGCTGGCGCTCGCTTCGGTGGTGGCCATGGACACGCCCCTGCTGGTCCTGGACGAGCCCACGGCAGGGCTGGACGCCTTCGAGGCCGGGTTGCTGGCCTTGGCCCTGAACGAGCTCAGCGGGCAGGGCAGGGCCGTGGTGATCATCAGTCACGACATGGACTTTGTGGCCGAAAATTGCGACCGCGCGATGTGTCTGGAGTCCGGAAGGCTGCGTTTCGACGGCCCTGTCGCCGAGCTGTTTACGCGCGAGGAACTGCTCGCATCCTGTGGTCTGCTTCCGTGCCAGATGGCCCGGCTCAGCGCGCGATTCGCGCTCTCTCCAGGCCGGTTCACGCCCGGTGCGTTTCTGGCCGCCCTTCGTTCAGGCCAGCCCCGGTCGGGCAAGGGATAA
- a CDS encoding alpha/beta hydrolase, which yields MSDTDWNLRQTFTFQGREVACDVMGQGEPLVLVHGTPWSSLNLRHLARGLADSFRVHLFDLLGYGQSDKSDNDVSLGIQNRLLTALIGFWGLESPFIVGHDFGGTTVLRAHLLDKADFRKIALIDPVAVSPWGSPFFRHVREHEAAFAGLPGYIHEAVVRAYVGSAAVTPLPEETLAGIVVPWTGEEGQAAFYRQMAQADSRFTDEIQDLYPSIQRPVLILWGREDSWIPPEKGRLLNQMIPGSTLVELPGTGHLVIEEKPDALVREIRTFFLD from the coding sequence ATGTCCGATACCGATTGGAATCTGCGACAGACTTTTACCTTCCAGGGGCGGGAGGTCGCCTGTGACGTCATGGGACAGGGCGAGCCTCTTGTCCTGGTCCATGGCACGCCCTGGTCTTCGTTAAACTTGCGCCATTTGGCACGCGGCCTGGCCGATTCCTTCCGGGTCCACCTGTTCGATCTGCTCGGCTACGGCCAGTCGGACAAATCGGATAACGACGTTTCCCTCGGAATACAGAACCGTCTCCTGACTGCGTTGATTGGTTTCTGGGGGCTGGAAAGCCCGTTCATCGTGGGTCACGATTTCGGTGGCACGACCGTCCTGCGCGCCCATCTGTTGGACAAGGCCGATTTCCGCAAGATCGCACTCATCGATCCAGTGGCCGTGTCGCCTTGGGGCTCGCCGTTTTTTCGCCACGTCCGGGAGCACGAGGCGGCTTTTGCCGGGCTGCCCGGTTATATCCATGAGGCCGTGGTCCGGGCCTACGTGGGGTCCGCCGCCGTCACTCCTTTGCCCGAAGAGACTCTGGCCGGCATTGTCGTCCCGTGGACGGGCGAGGAAGGGCAGGCCGCCTTTTACCGGCAGATGGCTCAGGCCGACAGTCGGTTCACCGACGAGATCCAGGACTTGTACCCTTCCATCCAACGGCCCGTGCTTATCCTGTGGGGCAGGGAAGATAGCTGGATCCCGCCAGAAAAGGGCCGCCTGCTCAACCAAATGATTCCCGGTTCGACCCTGGTGGAGCTGCCTGGGACCGGGCACCTGGTTATCGAGGAGAAACCGGACGCCCTGGTACGCGAGATCAGGACATTCTTTCTGGATTGA
- a CDS encoding ECF transporter S component produces the protein MSISEQLKKEFSTFTFVFIAVAIVLNIVVGQLVSLLKLPIFLDSIGTVLVGVLAGPWAGGLTGLLTNLIWGVLSSPVAAAFAPVAMVIGIVAGLCARYGLFRTWWLAILSGVIITVFNSIVAVPIRLYMFGGITGSGADFFTAYMLALGNDLFGSVVVMVFTSNLLDKVVTALIAWGVIKTMPKRSMARFPGVETVS, from the coding sequence ATGAGTATTTCCGAGCAGTTGAAAAAGGAATTCAGCACGTTCACCTTCGTGTTCATCGCCGTGGCAATCGTCCTGAACATAGTTGTGGGGCAGCTCGTCTCCCTGCTCAAGCTGCCGATCTTTCTCGATTCCATCGGCACGGTTCTGGTCGGTGTGCTGGCCGGTCCCTGGGCCGGCGGTCTGACAGGTCTGCTGACCAACCTCATCTGGGGCGTGCTCTCTTCGCCCGTGGCCGCCGCGTTCGCGCCCGTGGCCATGGTCATCGGCATCGTGGCCGGGCTGTGCGCCCGCTACGGCCTGTTCCGCACCTGGTGGCTTGCCATCCTCAGCGGCGTGATCATCACCGTGTTCAACTCCATCGTGGCCGTGCCCATCCGGCTGTATATGTTCGGCGGCATCACCGGCTCCGGCGCCGACTTTTTCACCGCGTACATGCTCGCCCTGGGCAACGACCTGTTCGGCTCGGTGGTGGTTATGGTCTTCACCTCCAATCTTCTGGACAAGGTGGTCACGGCCCTGATCGCCTGGGGCGTAATCAAGACCATGCCGAAAAGAAGCATGGCCCGGTTCCCAGGCGTGGAGACGGTCTCCTAG
- a CDS encoding PPC domain-containing DNA-binding protein, whose product MGSAAPITTVAARLTPGQDLLAELERLFADTGAGAGCVLACVGSLTKAVIRFANQPDSATLEGHFEIISLTGVLSPEGAHCHIAVSDGTGRTSGGHLMEGCRIYTTAEVVIGLLPGVRFARPFDPQTGYPELAVEIMQPDEE is encoded by the coding sequence ATGGGAAGTGCGGCACCGATAACCACTGTGGCGGCACGGCTCACACCCGGCCAGGATCTACTGGCTGAACTGGAGCGGCTTTTTGCGGATACCGGGGCAGGTGCGGGGTGCGTACTGGCCTGCGTCGGGAGCCTGACCAAGGCGGTCATCCGCTTTGCCAATCAGCCGGATTCGGCCACCCTCGAGGGGCACTTCGAGATCATTTCGCTGACCGGCGTGTTGTCGCCGGAGGGGGCGCACTGCCACATCGCCGTGTCGGACGGAACGGGCAGGACCAGCGGCGGGCACCTGATGGAGGGCTGCCGGATCTATACGACGGCGGAGGTCGTGATCGGCTTGCTGCCGGGCGTGCGTTTCGCGCGTCCGTTCGATCCGCAGACAGGGTACCCGGAGCTGGCCGTGGAAATCATGCAACCGGATGAGGAGTAG
- a CDS encoding VCBS domain-containing protein: MTDTSTTQSPIIQVSLPGAGRSVTYRLTADALVRFTFDLAEAEFIGNGNNLEIIVEGGGTIILEDYLVLAEANTLPTFEMLDGQQVEGGVYLFAFESDQAVTEQDIETAAGAGTTGSGAGEYTDDAGNLFDGLTALGGQGDAYDGYVYPTLDPVVTDLPEEGPIPPVAVDDVNRIVESGWNRDEGENGHYEQEGPFGSVTGNLLLNDYDDDNIDYPETAGSQTELSVQTIDFPGEDFTGNNPGPAEVSDSGTQVNGQYGTLTVYADGSYEYVLDETLADPLRQGQEVIEQFEYTAVDPDGNGSNTATLTITLVGTNDAPDALDDLSADVIEQGTEVAGIAIVAGNVLHNDSDIDNIGYEDLDPAYRNLLPTDPDGLVELGVTSIYSYGTSQYAGTPDGDGNFVVEGTYGTLTINSDGSYEYVLDQTKADPLNIGDDPIEFFSYAMWDGEKYDYAYLRVPVLGSNDAPVADADVNSFTEAVDDAAADDVMGNILTNDTDIDNTALELSVSSILYSGDATPPVRVSDAYTADHVIEGEFGTLYLNNDGSYHYVEDKNATDPLNSDDPAVTDVFTYEVTDNQAGGALTDTATLTITIGGANDTPVASVDVNSFTEAVDDAAAGDVMGNILTNDTDIDNTGLELTVSDIEYSGAGTPPVRVSDAYTADHVIEGQFGTLYLNNDGSYHYVEDKNATDPLNSDDPAVTDVFTYEVSDNQAGGALTDTATLTITIGGANDTPVASVDVNSFTEAVDSAAAGDVMGNILTNDTDIDNTALELSVSSILYSGDATPPVRVSDAYTADHVIEGEFGTLYLNNDGSYHYVEDKNATDPLNSDDPAVTDVFTYVVSDNQTGGALTDTATLTITIGGANDSPIASVDVNSFTEAVDTATAHAVSGNVLDNDTDVDNVDLGDLGTPELTVDSITYSGSGTPPARTSDLYDADHIVEGEYGTLYLNDDGSYVYVEDKNATDPLNSDDPAVTDVFTYEVTDNQAGGALTDTATLTITISGANDSPVATLDVNSFTEAVDDAAAGDVMGNILTNDTDIDNTALELSVASILYSGDATPPVRVSDAYTADHVIEGEFGTLYLNNDGSYHYVEDKNATDPLNSDDPAVTDVFTYVVSDNQTGGALTDTATLTITIGGANDSPTASVDVNSFTEAVDDAAAGDVIGNILSNDGDIDNPGLELTVSDIEYSGAGTPPVRVSDAYTADHVIEGEYGTLYLNNDGSYHYVEDKSATDWLNSDDPAVTDVFTYEVSDNQTGGALSDTATLTITISGANDSPVATLDVNSFTEAVDDTTAGDVMGNILTNDTDIDNTALELSVNDILYSGAGTPPVRVSDAYTADNIVEGEYGTLYLNNDGSYHYVEDKNATDWLNSDDPAVTDVFTYEVSDNQAGGALSDTATLTITISGANDSPVATVDLNAFTEAVDDAAPADVTGNILTNDTDIDNTALELSVHDILYTGGGTPPVRVSDAYTADHVIEGEYGTLYLNNDGSYHYVEDKSATDWLNSDDPAVTDVFTYEVSDNQAGVALTDTATLTITISGANDTPVASVDVNSFTEAVDDAAAGDVMGNVLTNDTDVDNTAGELSVTSIEYSGDGTPPVRVSDAYTADHVIEGEFGTLYLNNDGSYHYVEDKDVTDPLNVGDDPVSDVFTYEVSDNQTGGALSDTATLTITIDPANDSPIAVHDGSHEIFITNTVETVIDDWSGVSGSVIYGPGYTVTAESFDANDNPISDVSFTTWGNDQHLGIYTNGSSDDQKVDDKDGHEQITFEFDDPQSSFSIEFIAQGNNHVNAWVYPVGGGDPVMFANVGNAVYITPGFEFDTIVFIPDGAFGMESLTTVTGGENLLTGTAEGNVLANDYDVDNATFDDAAASGDMSTMELSVSDIDSSNVPGNAPSAGTDLDGNYYTVDGEFGSLKIYETGEWSYTPSEEVDGEGGWQNLDHSATDVFVYTVSDGLGGTDTASIEVSLNVNTTSASGGSGTLSGTAGNDVLFPTDGDTVSSGAGNDAIVIDPTYLGDGATTVNVTDFSDHDHLVLGNMEGAHVSITSNSNDVSLVFSDIDGSDDITVNLLGVAPVQDAVDQTVELTTSDDLNQLIQTIIDSGNDSML, translated from the coding sequence ATGACCGATACCAGCACCACCCAAAGCCCGATAATCCAGGTATCGCTGCCTGGTGCGGGCCGGTCCGTTACGTATCGCCTGACGGCGGACGCACTGGTACGTTTCACCTTTGACCTCGCGGAAGCAGAGTTCATCGGCAACGGCAACAACCTTGAAATCATCGTGGAAGGTGGCGGGACCATTATCCTCGAGGACTATTTGGTCCTGGCCGAGGCGAATACCCTGCCCACATTCGAGATGCTTGACGGTCAGCAGGTAGAAGGCGGGGTCTATCTCTTCGCCTTTGAAAGCGACCAAGCCGTGACCGAGCAGGATATCGAAACTGCTGCGGGAGCGGGCACGACCGGTTCCGGCGCGGGTGAATACACCGATGACGCCGGTAATCTGTTTGATGGCCTGACCGCCCTTGGCGGCCAGGGCGACGCTTATGACGGATACGTCTACCCCACCCTCGACCCCGTCGTCACCGATCTGCCCGAAGAGGGCCCCATACCCCCCGTTGCCGTCGACGACGTCAACCGAATCGTCGAAAGCGGCTGGAACCGCGATGAAGGCGAAAACGGCCACTACGAACAGGAAGGTCCTTTCGGTTCCGTGACCGGCAATCTGCTCCTCAACGACTATGATGACGACAACATCGATTATCCCGAGACCGCAGGTTCCCAGACCGAGCTTTCCGTCCAGACCATAGATTTCCCCGGAGAGGACTTCACCGGCAACAACCCCGGCCCGGCCGAGGTCTCCGATTCCGGCACGCAGGTCAACGGCCAGTACGGCACGTTGACCGTCTACGCCGACGGCTCTTATGAATATGTATTGGACGAAACCCTGGCCGATCCCCTGCGCCAGGGACAGGAAGTGATCGAACAGTTCGAATACACGGCCGTGGACCCTGACGGCAATGGCAGCAACACCGCCACCCTGACCATCACCTTGGTCGGTACCAATGACGCACCCGACGCTCTGGACGACCTGTCCGCCGACGTTATCGAACAGGGCACCGAAGTCGCGGGTATCGCCATTGTCGCGGGCAATGTTCTGCACAACGACTCCGATATCGACAACATAGGCTATGAGGATCTTGATCCTGCCTACAGAAATCTTCTTCCGACCGACCCGGACGGGCTGGTCGAGTTGGGCGTGACCAGCATCTACAGCTACGGCACCAGCCAGTATGCCGGTACCCCGGACGGTGACGGCAACTTCGTGGTTGAAGGGACCTATGGCACGCTGACCATCAACAGCGACGGCTCCTATGAATACGTCCTCGACCAGACCAAGGCCGACCCCCTGAACATCGGGGACGACCCGATAGAATTCTTCAGCTACGCCATGTGGGACGGCGAGAAGTACGATTATGCCTACCTGCGTGTTCCGGTGCTCGGTTCCAACGATGCGCCCGTAGCCGACGCTGACGTGAACAGCTTCACCGAGGCCGTGGACGACGCGGCAGCCGATGACGTCATGGGCAACATCCTGACCAACGACACCGACATCGACAACACGGCCCTTGAACTGTCCGTGTCCTCCATCCTGTACTCCGGCGATGCCACTCCTCCGGTGCGCGTGAGTGACGCCTACACGGCGGACCATGTCATCGAAGGCGAGTTCGGCACCCTGTACCTGAACAACGACGGCAGCTACCATTACGTTGAAGACAAGAACGCCACCGACCCGCTGAACAGCGACGATCCAGCCGTGACCGATGTCTTCACCTACGAAGTGACCGACAACCAGGCGGGCGGCGCTCTGACCGACACCGCCACCCTGACCATCACCATCGGCGGTGCGAACGACACCCCGGTGGCGAGCGTGGATGTGAACAGCTTCACCGAGGCCGTGGACGACGCGGCAGCCGGTGACGTCATGGGCAACATCCTGACCAACGACACCGACATCGACAACACCGGCTTGGAACTGACCGTCTCCGACATCGAGTACTCCGGCGCAGGCACCCCGCCGGTGCGCGTGAGTGACGCCTACACGGCGGACCATGTCATCGAAGGCCAGTTCGGTACTCTGTACCTGAATAACGACGGTTCCTACCACTATGTCGAAGACAAGAACGCCACCGACCCGCTGAACAGCGACGATCCGGCCGTGACCGATGTCTTCACCTATGAGGTCAGCGACAACCAGGCGGGCGGCGCTCTGACCGACACCGCCACCCTGACCATCACCATCGGCGGCGCGAACGACACTCCGGTGGCGAGCGTGGATGTGAACAGCTTCACCGAGGCCGTGGATAGCGCGGCGGCCGGCGACGTCATGGGCAACATCCTGACCAACGACACCGACATCGACAACACGGCCCTTGAACTGTCCGTGTCCTCCATCCTGTACTCCGGCGATGCCACCCCTCCGGTGCGCGTGAGTGACGCCTACACGGCGGACCATGTCATCGAAGGCGAGTTCGGCACCCTGTACCTGAACAACGACGGCAGCTACCATTACGTTGAAGACAAGAACGCGACCGACCCGCTGAACAGCGACGACCCGGCCGTGACCGACGTCTTCACCTACGTGGTCTCCGACAATCAGACTGGCGGCGCTCTGACCGACACCGCCACCCTGACCATCACCATCGGCGGCGCCAACGACTCCCCGATTGCTAGTGTGGATGTGAACAGCTTCACCGAAGCCGTGGATACCGCCACCGCACACGCTGTTTCCGGCAATGTGCTGGATAACGACACGGATGTGGACAATGTGGACCTCGGCGACCTCGGCACCCCTGAACTGACCGTGGACTCCATCACCTACTCCGGATCGGGTACGCCCCCGGCCCGAACCAGTGACTTGTACGACGCCGACCACATCGTGGAAGGCGAATACGGCACCCTGTACCTCAACGATGACGGTTCCTATGTGTACGTGGAAGACAAGAACGCGACCGATCCGCTGAACAGCGACGACCCGGCCGTGACCGACGTCTTTACCTACGAGGTGACCGACAACCAGGCGGGCGGGGCTCTGACCGACACCGCCACCCTGACCATCACCATCAGCGGCGCCAACGACTCCCCGGTAGCCACCCTTGACGTGAACAGCTTCACCGAGGCAGTTGACGACGCGGCGGCCGGTGATGTCATGGGCAATATCCTGACCAATGACACCGACATCGACAACACGGCCCTTGAGCTGTCCGTAGCCTCCATCCTGTACTCCGGCGATGCCACTCCTCCGGTGCGTGTGAGCGACGCCTACACGGCGGACCATGTCATCGAAGGCGAGTTCGGCACCCTGTACCTGAACAACGACGGTTCCTACCATTACGTTGAGGACAAGAACGCGACCGACCCGCTGAACAGCGACGATCCGGCCGTGACCGACGTCTTCACCTACGTGGTCTCCGACAACCAGACGGGCGGTGCTCTGACCGATACCGCCACCCTGACCATCACCATCGGCGGCGCCAACGACAGCCCGACGGCGAGCGTGGACGTGAACAGCTTCACCGAAGCCGTGGACGATGCGGCGGCCGGCGACGTCATCGGCAACATCCTGTCCAACGATGGCGACATCGACAATCCTGGCCTGGAACTCACCGTCTCCGACATCGAGTACTCCGGCGCAGGCACCCCGCCGGTGCGCGTGAGCGACGCCTACACGGCGGACCACGTCATCGAAGGCGAGTACGGCACCCTGTACCTGAACAACGACGGCTCCTACCACTACGTGGAGGACAAGAGCGCGACCGATTGGCTGAACAGCGACGACCCGGCCGTGACCGATGTCTTCACCTATGAAGTGAGCGACAACCAGACGGGCGGTGCGCTAAGTGACACCGCCACCCTGACCATCACCATCAGCGGCGCCAACGACTCCCCGGTGGCCACCCTTGACGTGAACAGCTTCACCGAAGCCGTGGACGACACGACGGCCGGTGACGTCATGGGCAACATCCTGACCAACGACACCGACATCGACAACACGGCTCTCGAGCTGTCTGTCAACGACATCCTCTACTCCGGCGCTGGCACCCCGCCCGTCAGGGTCAGCGATGCCTACACGGCGGACAACATTGTCGAAGGCGAGTACGGCACCCTGTACCTGAACAACGACGGCTCCTACCACTATGTCGAGGACAAGAACGCCACTGACTGGCTGAACAGCGATGACCCGGCCGTGACCGACGTCTTCACCTATGAGGTCAGTGACAACCAGGCGGGCGGTGCGCTCAGCGATACCGCTACCCTGACCATCACCATCAGCGGAGCCAACGACTCCCCGGTGGCCACGGTCGACCTGAACGCCTTCACCGAGGCGGTGGACGACGCGGCTCCGGCCGACGTGACGGGCAACATCCTGACCAACGACACCGACATCGACAACACCGCCCTTGAGCTGTCTGTCCACGACATCCTCTACACCGGCGGCGGAACCCCGCCCGTGCGGGTCAGCGACGCCTACACGGCGGACCACGTCATCGAGGGCGAGTACGGCACCCTGTACCTGAACAACGACGGCTCCTACCACTACGTGGAGGACAAGAGCGCGACCGATTGGCTGAACAGCGACGACCCGGCCGTGACCGATGTCTTCACCTACGAAGTCAGTGACAACCAGGCCGGTGTGGCCCTGACCGACACCGCCACCCTGACCATCACCATCAGCGGCGCCAACGACACCCCGGTGGCGAGCGTGGACGTGAACAGCTTCACCGAAGCCGTGGACGATGCGGCCGCCGGCGACGTCATGGGCAATGTCCTGACCAACGACACCGACGTGGATAATACCGCGGGCGAGCTGTCCGTAACCTCCATCGAGTACTCTGGCGACGGTACCCCGCCGGTGCGCGTAAGCGACGCCTACACCGCCGACCACGTCATCGAAGGCGAGTTCGGCACCCTGTACCTCAACAACGACGGCTCCTATCACTATGTCGAGGACAAGGACGTGACCGATCCGCTGAACGTGGGCGACGATCCGGTGAGCGACGTGTTCACCTACGAGGTCTCCGACAACCAGACGGGCGGCGCGCTCAGTGATACGGCCACCCTGACCATCACCATAGACCCGGCCAACGACTCGCCTATCGCGGTCCATGACGGCTCGCACGAGATATTCATCACGAACACCGTGGAAACCGTCATCGACGACTGGAGCGGCGTGTCCGGATCGGTCATCTACGGCCCTGGCTACACCGTGACCGCCGAGTCCTTCGACGCCAACGACAACCCGATCAGCGATGTCAGCTTCACCACCTGGGGCAACGACCAGCACCTGGGCATCTACACCAACGGCTCCAGCGACGACCAGAAGGTTGACGACAAGGACGGCCACGAGCAGATCACCTTCGAGTTCGACGACCCGCAGAGCTCGTTCAGCATCGAGTTCATCGCGCAGGGCAACAACCACGTCAACGCCTGGGTCTACCCGGTTGGCGGCGGCGATCCGGTCATGTTCGCGAACGTGGGCAACGCGGTGTACATCACCCCGGGCTTCGAGTTCGACACCATCGTCTTCATCCCTGACGGCGCGTTCGGCATGGAAAGCTTGACCACCGTCACCGGCGGCGAAAACCTGCTCACCGGCACGGCCGAGGGCAATGTGCTCGCCAACGACTACGACGTGGACAACGCGACCTTCGACGATGCGGCGGCCAGTGGCGACATGAGCACCATGGAACTGTCCGTGTCCGACATCGACTCCAGCAACGTACCCGGCAACGCCCCGAGCGCTGGCACCGACCTGGACGGCAACTACTACACCGTGGACGGCGAGTTCGGCTCGCTGAAGATCTACGAGACCGGCGAATGGTCGTACACTCCCTCCGAGGAAGTGGACGGCGAAGGCGGCTGGCAGAACCTGGACCACAGCGCGACCGATGTCTTCGTGTACACCGTGTCCGACGGCCTGGGCGGAACCGACACCGCCTCCATCGAGGTCTCGCTGAATGTGAACACCACGAGCGCAAGCGGCGGCTCCGGCACCCTGTCCGGCACCGCAGGCAACGATGTCCTCTTCCCGACTGACGGCGACACCGTCTCCTCGGGCGCGGGCAACGACGCCATCGTCATCGACCCGACCTATCTGGGCGACGGCGCGACCACGGTCAACGTCACCGACTTCAGTGACCACGACCATCTGGTGCTCGGCAACATGGAAGGCGCGCACGTATCGATAACCTCCAACAGCAATGATGTCAGCCTGGTGTTCTCCGACATCGACGGAAGCGACGACATCACGGTCAACCTCCTGGGGGTGGCCCCGGTGCAGGACGCGGTGGATCAGACGGTGGAATTGACCACGAGCGACGATCTGAACCAGCTCATCCAGACCATCATCGACTCCGGCAACGACAGCATGTTGTAA
- a CDS encoding ABC transporter ATP-binding protein, whose product MARISLHNLTYTYPVADGVALDGITLDIEEGTFTAVMGRNNAGKTSLCYALAGIIPHLYGGEMQGRVLVDGVDTRESNVADLALRVGLVMQNPASQFSGARFTVFEEVAFGLENRGVQRDLMAERVERALRLAGIGDLADRSPAHLSGGQQQKVALASVLVSDPDVLVLDEPTTFLDPSGAVQVFETLDGLCREGRTVILAEHRVEWIARFADRVVVLDQGRVVLDGPPAEVLASPDLGRIGLSGNRYTEVARLARQTGVWGADRPLAVTLEDAVAGLTAGGKD is encoded by the coding sequence ATGGCGCGCATCTCCCTACACAACCTGACCTACACCTATCCGGTGGCCGACGGCGTCGCCCTGGACGGCATTACCCTCGATATAGAGGAAGGGACGTTCACGGCGGTCATGGGCCGCAACAACGCGGGCAAGACTTCGCTGTGCTACGCCCTGGCCGGTATCATTCCCCACCTCTACGGCGGGGAGATGCAAGGGCGGGTGCTTGTGGACGGTGTGGACACGCGAGAGTCGAATGTGGCCGACCTGGCCCTGCGTGTGGGCCTGGTCATGCAGAATCCGGCCAGCCAGTTTTCCGGGGCGCGTTTTACCGTATTCGAAGAGGTCGCCTTCGGCCTGGAGAATCGGGGGGTACAACGCGATCTCATGGCCGAGCGCGTGGAGCGGGCTCTGCGACTGGCCGGGATAGGGGATCTGGCGGACCGTTCGCCCGCGCACCTGTCCGGCGGCCAGCAACAGAAGGTCGCCCTGGCCTCGGTACTGGTCAGCGACCCCGATGTTCTGGTCTTGGACGAGCCGACCACCTTTCTCGACCCGAGCGGCGCGGTCCAGGTCTTCGAGACGCTGGACGGGTTGTGCCGCGAAGGGCGCACCGTCATTCTGGCGGAGCACCGGGTGGAATGGATAGCCCGTTTCGCGGACCGGGTTGTGGTTCTGGATCAAGGGCGGGTTGTCCTGGATGGTCCGCCCGCCGAAGTGTTGGCCTCGCCTGACCTGGGCCGGATCGGGTTGTCCGGCAACCGCTACACGGAAGTTGCCCGGCTGGCCCGACAGACCGGGGTGTGGGGCGCGGACCGTCCGTTGGCCGTCACCCTGGAAGATGCGGTGGCCGGGCTTACAGCCGGAGGGAAGGACTGA
- a CDS encoding energy-coupling factor transporter transmembrane component T: protein MKGSSQSTTLHVEGRSFVHALNPLTKLTWILLAGTLAYGAPVRALEARWLVCAALLALNGCLLLLAGVAPRAWGLVWRVLLPLMLFMIPIHGLLYPGNHTVAWAWHGVTVYREGLFFAGTVLLQVAVLLSASLLFVLCTHPADMVTAVTRAGGSPKLAFLVGSPLLMLPAMRARAATVQAAQRARGLDSEGRIFKRAKGLLPLVKPFLLGAIMDIEQRAVALEVRGFNSRSARTSWREVPDSAVQRWTRRAMLAACLGVAVYWVVVKTGLHA, encoded by the coding sequence ATGAAAGGTTCATCTCAGAGTACGACCCTCCATGTGGAGGGTCGCTCTTTTGTTCACGCGCTCAATCCCCTGACCAAGTTGACCTGGATTTTGCTGGCCGGGACCTTGGCCTACGGCGCGCCTGTGCGCGCGCTCGAGGCCCGCTGGCTGGTCTGCGCCGCGCTCCTTGCCCTGAACGGCTGCCTGCTGCTCTTGGCCGGAGTCGCGCCTCGTGCGTGGGGACTCGTCTGGCGGGTCCTGTTGCCGCTTATGCTTTTCATGATTCCCATTCACGGACTGCTCTACCCCGGCAACCACACCGTGGCCTGGGCCTGGCACGGTGTAACCGTCTACCGCGAAGGGCTGTTCTTTGCCGGGACGGTCCTGCTGCAGGTGGCCGTGCTGTTGTCCGCTTCACTGCTCTTTGTTCTGTGCACCCATCCGGCGGACATGGTCACGGCCGTGACCCGGGCAGGAGGATCGCCCAAGCTGGCTTTTCTCGTCGGCAGTCCGCTGCTCATGCTTCCGGCCATGCGGGCGCGCGCTGCCACCGTTCAGGCGGCCCAGCGGGCACGCGGGCTGGATTCCGAGGGCCGTATATTCAAACGGGCCAAAGGGCTCCTGCCCCTGGTGAAGCCGTTCCTGCTCGGCGCGATCATGGACATCGAGCAGCGGGCCGTTGCCCTGGAGGTGCGTGGCTTCAACTCCCGCTCGGCCCGGACGTCCTGGCGGGAAGTCCCCGATTCGGCGGTCCAGCGCTGGACCCGTCGGGCCATGCTGGCCGCCTGCCTTGGAGTGGCCGTGTACTGGGTTGTTGTAAAAACTGGACTCCACGCTTAG